The proteins below come from a single Mytilus edulis chromosome 5, xbMytEdul2.2, whole genome shotgun sequence genomic window:
- the LOC139523651 gene encoding nuclear envelope phosphatase-regulatory subunit 1-like: protein MPKMSAEQTEDLKAFERRLTEVIDKVQPTARLWRMVLIVISVCTAAGAGTWLLDPYTTKVYLSTSLWNHPCFTISCIVLLMLFLCGIHKRVVAPSIIATRCRQVLADYNMSCDETGKLILKPRPSL, encoded by the exons ATGCCGAAAATGTCAGCTGAGCAGACAGAGG ACTTGAAGGCCTTTGAAAGAAGATTAACAGAAGTAATCGACAAGGTTCAGCCAACAGCTAGATTATGGCGGA TGGTATTGATTGTGATATCTGTTTGTACAGCTGCAGGTGCTGGCACTTGGCTACTTGATCCTTACACAACAAAA GTTTATCTATCTACATCTTTATGGAATCACCCCTGCTTTACCATTAGTTGTATAGTGCTGTTGATGTTATTTTTGTGTGGAATTCATAAAAGAGTTGTGGCACCATCAAT TATAGCAACCAGATGTAGACAAGTGTTGGCGGATTATAATATGTCTTGTGATGAA actGGTAAATTGATTCTAAAACCTAGGCCCTCCTTATGA